The DNA sequence AAAGATGTTAATTAAAAAGAACGTGCAATTATATATCCATCCTGACGATACTTTCTCATGTTTTGAACTCTATATACACTTGCAATTTAGTATTTtgatttacatatattttttaattcttaagAGAACTTATATGGAAAAAAACTTTACAATTACCTCCTTTTGGGAATTTTGAGTTGGTAGTTGGTACATACCACATTGTAAAGGGACCGGGATATGTTTTAGGAGTTGATTACTCTTTAGTTGTGCCCCACAATGAGTAGGCATTAAGCAAACACTCATTATCAAACCATAATGTTGTTTATGAAATATAATTATCGTTAGACGTTAAGTTGAGAAACTCATCCAATTAATTAATTGACATTTATGTCTTCAAGGCATCAACACGTAACGTTCGCAACCATATATAATAGAAGCTGTTCCTCCTttccataataatattttttattttttatcaaattaattatcatttttaaacTTCAATAATTCACTAATTAATGTATACTTTATattcttcaaatatttattaaaaataaaatattataaaaataatatttataaaaaaagaaaatatattatgattaataatgggtacattatttcttattttcttttaaacttATAGatattcaataaaatttaatgattgtctttataacatataaaattaaaaaaaggacaGATTACAAATGAGAACTTCACATTCTCCAACACAGAAGTTTTCAACAAAATATGAGCGGGGCaagtagatttttttttgaagttCTTTTGGCAAGCTTTTGTTAAATATGTAAGCTAACTAGCTAAGGCTCTTGCTAGAAGCgccttaaaatattatttaaaaataccaaaaatagaATGTCtgaataaaaaacataaattcaATATGGAATTTTTAACTTTTGGGTCTAACTAATTAACAAGTGTCCTCAGACACATTTTAGCATGTATTGAATCCAttggaaggagcaaaagtttcCATTCTGTTAAGGAATGAATAAGGAGTGATCTAAAATTATTAgttaagagaataaaaataaaaggttttattaattcatttttcaatatatttaataatgtataaaaaattctaaaatttacatttaatttatattttctattaaaactttttttaatagTGTTCTAAACATTATATTTATATAGGATACTTGttataaaaattcaatataaaataaaataatcacacATATAACTTTAACCTGAtaatttcaatcaatttatttacaaaattatttgataaataatataatataagtataaaataactcaaaattatcttgttttttattaaatttttattttatattttttaattatcactGAAATAATTAGATaactttaaatataataaatatgtaattatgaatattaatttaaataaaataactataTATTATTGTCTCTCTAATGACTAATCTTTTAAATGATTAATTACATGGCAtgaaaacattatatattattattgttatgtgATTTAgaggttgattttttttttttcatttgtgtttcttaagaataaattaaaggTGATTTCTTGCCAATCCTCTTATTTTTATAAGTggttagttattttttatgatatattcaataattattagataaatttaattgtataattataattaacaccaataatttatttaaaatttgattccgAAGAAAATCATCGCAGAGGCTAatgtgattaaaatttaaaaaatttaggaattaaaatgaaacaattaaaattttaaaaactaaattaaacctCGAATATAATTTTAAGACCAAATTGaatattttcttctatattaTCCATGTTTCAAGTCACCTACTCCCCTCCCCCAAAGAAACCCCCTTCCCCTcccaaaaaaaagaaggaaaaaaaaaaaaaaacaaaaagagctTTTCCTTAAAATGATTTTGTACAAAACCGATTAAAAACTTTAGATTTTGGAAGAAACGTTGATGTCAGTGTCTTAACCAACACAGAAGAATAATTCTATGCAACCACTCTTTGGTATCATAGGAAATTGGTAAGAAAAGATGATCCCACTTTTTTCTAACCATGCATTAGGTTTGATGTTTAACTCAAGTCACCATCATGGAAACTCAGTCCAACCGGGCTTAACATTCCGACCCACCAACTCCAACCCATTTCATGCAAATATGCAAAAGatgaatattattatataaaccaAATTCATTTCACATCATCTTCCTCGATCAGAGCCTCCTCTGTAGTTTCCTTTATTTATAACACTGTTTCCCTTTTCTCCAACATttgttttttcattcaaaatgGAATCGTCAATTGTTGTTGTTTTGTATCTAACTCTATTTCAAGCTATGAACACGGTTCTCCCTACATTGGCAAAAGTATACACCGTTGGAGAGTCCATAGGTTGGGCAATCGGAGCTGATTATAGTACTTGGGCTAGTGACAAGACCTTTCATGTTGGTGATAAACTTGGTGAGTTGAGATCCTTTTGGTTTCATGTACATTAGTGTCAGAGGGTcgcaacaaattttattattttcgactaagtaaaaatatttttatatatatgtcaaaaaaaaaaaagtccaaaTGCACTGGCGTGTATACACGCTTTCTTTTCTGTATTAGCCAAATGACGGCTAAAATTGGTATAAAAATACTGCTCTTtgaattttttctaatattaaattatgaaaaatacCATTATGTCGAACCTTTAACCAAAATATGTTTGTTCTATAGTGCATACTTAGGAAATTTTTTCATAATTCATTCGAAGTTTTCCAAGATCATTTACTTGTTTAGATATTAAAGTTAGCTATTTTTCACTATGTCAGCATTCACTTTATTTTGTTCTAAAAGACTCAAATGAGGTAGAAGTCAAATCGATTTTGATAATACACAagtgaatttgaataaaaaattgcatcgtaattaataattataattattttttatataatattagcgCTCCATCTAATAAGTGATATAAAAGCCAAGATGGTGGATCCTTTTTCTAGATCTAGGTAATGCACAAGCACAAGTGGTTTTCACGTGTTTTAGGATCGGAAAGGGAAATTGCAATTGGAAGATAAAATTTGGACGTTGGCAAGGCCGATATGCATGATTACAAAAATCATTCGTATACTTATTTTCTGTCTATTACTCTATCACTTTGTTGACAGTAAATGTTAACCTCTCCAAATTAAAGTTCACATTGCAAAACACAAACAGCTCGCATATCaacgaaatttttttttcttttacagcatttaagtaataaagatgtttttatattaaattttaaattctaaatttgagATGCTAGATTCTAGTACTATAAAATAAAAGAGGAGTACTAGGGAGTTAATTAACAAGTTTTATgatttatagttattaattaattattattagtgtttttaatGATATAagattattcacttttttttttttactaatcgatcaaattttaataaaaatactcgtcattaaattttttaaaaacaaaatgttaACTCAAAATATTATTGACTAAAAATAAGTGTTTGTCTTTTAATATTTCTCTTTATTTGATGTGCCACAGTCTTCAACTATGGAGCTGGGCACACAGTAGACGAAGTTAAAGAAAATGACTACAAAAGCTGCACAACAGGCAATTCACTTACTACAGACAGCAGTGGTACCACCACAATTATTCTCAAGACTGCCGGCACACATTACTTCATATGCGCTGCGCCGGCGCACTGCATGGGCGGTATGCAACTTGCTGTCACGGTGAAGGCAGCTAAAAAGGCTGCCTCTCCGACACCGGCTCCAGCCCCAGCGCCATCAAAGGCAAAGGATTCATCTTCTGATACCAAAGGCACACCTAAGGCATCTACCACCCCCGGAACTGCTCCGACAAGAAGCACAACCACCACACCAACCAAATCCGACAATTCAAAAGGGGATAGTTCAATGGCTCCTAGTTTATTCTCACCGACTTTTGCACTAGTGTTGATTGTTTCTTGGATCTCCTACTATATTATGCTGCCTATGGTATGAGTTTGATTATAGGATTGGTCAGGATTGAGGCAATGCTATTggtttctttttcgttttctttgttattttaaatttgtttcgtTGTCTACTTTTATTCAGACTCAGATTTTGATGTGATTACTGATCAATATGTACCCTTGTGGATGTGTCTTATAGCATTAGTTATAATGTTGAGAAATGTTAGAAACAAATATTTTTTGGTCtctttttaaaataacatataatttattttttatatatatgatgtgttaattagaataaatatcttaactataataaaattattttgtaattaagttattatttaaaacaaataattatataattttttaaaatattaataattaaattctatttttttcaaattattctctaagaaaaaaagaaaaaaataaaattttttttccaaatcagGTACCCTAGTTAACTTTCTCTATGTAATGATTTTTATTCGTTCCTATTTTTTCATCATGGTGACGCTTTTTTAAAATTGTACCCAAAATTTCACTACACAAGTAACTAATTTAAACATATTTTGATAGAGGTGAATtcataaaacttttatttttattcaattttctaTTATCTCTTTTAataatgttatattattttttatattgatttcaTCTAGtaattaagattaaaattttaGGATGAATAGTtagatttatttaaaaatttgaaagttCGCAGAGtttataatttgataaaaatatcttGAAAAGTAAAAGAATAGATAAAGTAATATTTAAAGCAATTAACTATTATCACGGTGAGGTAGTGAGCGATTATATTGAGGAGTGATAATCTATTTCAAGTAATGGGACTCGGAagtgtttttttaaaaaagaatgatttgaaaaaaaaattaaatttgtttattaatattttaaaaaattatataatcacctattttaaataatactaattataaaatagttttactattgttaagatataattaactttaattaattaaattgaagTAACTCAAATTACaagtataattaattatcacaTTAAGataacatttaattaaaaattgacgcattataaaagataaattatatgttaagttaaaaagaattagataaagtttatccttttttattaatattaactaatattttgttctaatacttttatttttatactattaagatTTTAGAGTTTGATTTTAGTTTCTTCTTTTACATTCATGATTGAATACAATTTTTAAATGTCAATAATGTAATCAAGAAAATTTTAttggtaaatttgttcacatgagttaacatatatagtttacaagtaacttgtgaattttttttacgtAAAACGGATGTAGAAAAAGTGTTACGAATTAAAGTAACAATGATTTAAACATATGTAGCTTCAGATAGTAGTCTTTACTTAACTAGATTATACCTAGATGGTTATTACTAGAGAGAACAATGCAATATGTGGTAATAcatattttgcggcggtttaaatgaaaccgccgcaaaatgtaaAACAATAAATCACCCGGCGGATATATAGCAGCGGTTTTCGAAAAGACGCCGCGAAATGCAAACCTAATGGAAATATAGCAGCGGTTTGAAATAAACCGCCGATAAATGTCAGCCTGATTGCAGCTCCAACCTCTAACCGCCGTTATATGCGCTGCAGGTTGTCTTTTCGTGGCGGTTTAACACAACTGTCGCAAAATTTCTGCCGCTAAGTGGCGCTTTTGTTGTAGTGAATGCTAGTGAAATAtggactaaaaattaataaattttattgctcATATAGCAATGCTTAATATCTTATACCATAAAAAAATGTTTAGGGAGTTAAACCCTATTTTGGTCTCTAAAATTGGCGAGTTGCACTGATTTGATTCCTGACTTCCCAATTGCTACACTTTGGTCCTCCAGATTCAAAAAAGTGCACTAATGTAGTCCCTCTTCAACGCCGTTAGTGAGATAGCTCAAGTCTTACCATGTTGGACATATTCAAACGACGTTGTACACGTTTTGACGCTAAAAGAGCACTAAATGATGTCATTTCAGGGTTTGAAAAATGTCAAAAGGGAGGGATATAATGTTTTAGAATTGTTCAAACCCTCAAACAACGTTTTTTAGTGTCTTCTTTAGCGCCAAAACGCATACCACGTCGTTTTAATATGTCTAGCGTGACAAGACTTGAGCTACACCACTAACGGTGTTGAATTCCAACAACAGAAGATACACGAGGGACTATATTGGTGcacttttttaaatttgaaagatcAAATTGTAGCAATTAAAAAGTTAGAGACCAAATCAGTACAACTTGCCAATCtcagagacaaaataaaatttaactcaaTGGTTAGGAGACAAGAAATTTCAATCTAAATTTgccaaaaaatttaattttgacttCATTTATATCACTTGCATACATTATTATACATATACCTCACGCGCATATAACATTAGTTATACGGTAATTATCTTGAAAACTAATGGATCAATATTATTTAATTGGcattagtaatattttattttccttttaaaacCATCGTACGTTTATTTGTGTTTGgtatataatttacattaatagtaataaaagcatatcccatatttattgtgtatatatattgattttattttatagtaTATAGTTTGCTCATTTTCCATATtttctccaaaataatttttgacacTAAAACTTTTAAAGAGAACAAGGTATTTTTTTGTAAAATCCCTACAATACCcttattccctttcttttttcaaaccaaaccctaaccctcttcTAACACACTCACTCACCTCTCACTGCTGCATACACACTCCCCTCACACCCTCTTCCTCACAGCACACACCCACGAGTtgagaaaagaataaaaaaaagaaaagaaagatggaGATCGAGAGAGTGAAGGAGAGgaggagagaaggaagaagagggagAGGGCTATTGCACCGGCGTCGCGTCTCACCGCAGTCCAACTTGCCGTCGCGCCGCCACCACACCCGTCTCGCCCAGCCGCTCTCAGCTCGCTGTCGCGTCGCCTTGCCATTGTCGCTGCCGAAGAAATCGCCATTGGAGGGAGACCTTGTCGTTGCAGCGGAAAGCGTAGAGATCGAAGAGAGGGTGAGAGAGCTACAAGATGGAGGGAAGAAAGGTGGCAGTCGTGAGAGGAGGTGACGATGGAGGATTCTGCTGTTGCCGTCGCTGGAGCTCACCGTTGGTGCACCTGGAGCTACTTTATCCCCTAACTTGCTCCACCGTGGCTGACCCCTGGCCTCCCTATTTTCGTCGGAGTTACTGATGCCACTGCTGGAGGAGAGGATCTAATGCCACTGCTGTTTTGCTTCACCAGTGTAGCTCTTACTGTTGCCgggaaacatgttacaacttccAAACTTGCCGACAACACTGTCTTACCACTGTTCTGGTCTAGTTTCTTCCCTTGATCTATTCCAATTTCACCTTATCTCTGCCGCCATTTTGTTTCTCTGTCTTGCTCTTATTCTGATTTATTTTTGGCCTCTATTCTGTTTTGGATTTTCAGAACTATATTTGTATTTGTCTTTCATTCAATTTGAATCTACTGCCTTTGGCTGGTGTCGTGGCCATTGTTGCTATCGTAAGAATTGAAGTTGCTGCATTGTCCCAGTTCAAGTTCTGCGCTCTTTCGTACCCTTTTAATTTGGCACCCGAGTTCGGCCTCTTCGGTCCCTTAGGACCatgttgtgagtaggctttatatttagaattgtttgactgtgcatatataattattttgacatatatctattatgatctttgaattatactCACTATATTTGTTTAGaacgattttaaattaattagaataattgatttattaaaattaaataattcatttttatgaagtttatacTTTCAGAACTATACATGAGaccatatatatttttgatgaagtcttgcattattttaaattgtttgatCTTATCTGAATATCTGTTTTTGAGaccatatatatttttgataaagttttgcattattctaaaatgtttgagtttacttgaatatctgtttttgaagcattgaagtatttgttggtaTTCACTTAGTTTAAAGATTGTGAAATATATTTGAAatgtgttttgattaaaaaagtaTGATTGGAAAGGATTCTGATGAGAAAGtataatatgatttgatttgattcgatgccttatatatttgaaagatcaaagatttgttgtatttgaaattatatgttttgaattggtttgggaggctcgtattagaaaaccgtagttaacggcggttatgacgttaacttagatgcatctaactcagactccagctagcaggggtgttgctagtctaacgtgtaggccacacgttagatctgttattctgttaggacacacgagaggaaagggctacccttagaggtggagccgcccaagtgtggattatttgatttgatttctgtatgagaactcccttattgattcacatatttgtataaattattattttctaactaaaattatttttatgataatgtttatatggtctcatgtggattatagatgtattgtctagtcactgagttgcaaaactcacccctttttcaaaaaaatatttttcaggaacaaatactTGAATGTGTGAGCcttctattcaagagtaatgatCTGCAATTGTTACTTCATTTTTGTTGAGTTCTTAGACGtcatatgctccatatgtcacaggtagGATCCatccatatttatttattttaccttttattaaaaatatgtaattattcattttagaaactgtaaatttattttaaaatatttgtaattttcttatttaatttatatttgagtCTGATAGACTTGCTATGGAACTGTTTCCTTGAGCGCTGGTCATGGTTCATTTTCGGCCATGACATTTTTAAtggaaatattttttttcattttaattttgtaagTATTCAATCGCTATTCacgatataaatttttttttatatatacattgccttggtttttatttattgttttatttttttaatcttttttattacAATCCTGGTCAAGTATcaactattttattatatttttctattttatgacATTTAAATTTGACcaacttatttaaaaatttatttcataagttttttatattttatattctattttatatttataatagtcGGTATGCATGTAATAATTAATATGAGTTGCatagtaaaatttataaaaatatctttaacttAACATCTCATTTTACacacataatatttataatttttcacTTGTAATATCAATAATTTCATATTAATTAATAACATCCATcatttcatatatataatttccaaaattaatatgtttttataataatatattaccaaattctaaactataaatttttttaaattatctcacGTGTGCGaataaatcataattttaaattattttatttttttatttacatttatatatatacttatttattgattttaatttgatcggttaataattatatttaaaattttatttctattttttatttataacataTAGTCTTTATATATAATATGAGTTGTATAGCGgaattattaaaatatcattaattcaatatttataattttatatgtataatataccCACAATTCAAACATATAACATACATAATCAACGAATtgagattaatttattattattttttatttataggtcataaaataacaatttttttatgtttctaatttttaataaattgagaCTAGTCAAATTTGAAATGTTTACaatttggtttaattattctattggttcccaaagttttatcaaatttttaatttggttcctatacttttttctttttaattaggtccctattccatatcagattttgtaactaAGTCCTTACTGTGacaaaaatattgaaattaatgGCACTATAAGAAAACACCTctatagccacgcttttaaagcgtggcaaaaattgAAAAAAGCGTGGCGTGTAAAATctagttaattaatgactaattaacccataaattaaaatatattctagaaagtgagaaatgagatttttatggtttaatgtgatagagaaaattaaaatgagaattttgacaccaatttaaaGAAATCGGCacaagattgggccgaacaggccaaaccggaccaactaGACCCATGTTGGGCCCAATGGCCCAGCCAAGCCCTATTTTATTAGAGagctcagcactctctctcctccaaGCAACACACACACGTTGATGAACACCAAGGGAAAGAGGAGAAGTTCCAAAACCCTTGTTCTATattcaattgatcataacttttgattcAGAGTTCCGATTGACGCACCGTATGTGGCCATGCGACCGCGGCGTCGAGCTCTACGAAATCTACACAAACATTCTTGAGGTAAGCTATAgtttcttcttcaaattccaTCCCTTGATTTCAAATTTATTGGGCAAAAATGTTGAAATTTGTGAGCTCCTTATATTGTAGGATCAAATTAACTTGAAGGGAAGGCTTGTTCTTGCCTCTTTGATCCTTGGGTAAGGTAAGGGATCTCAAACCCTAGTGAAAGTGTTGAATTTGAGGTATTGGATATTTAGTTATTGTGTTTTGATGTGATATTATGGCTTAGGCATTATATATGtgtgtattggagcttgattggtggttttgaaaagcttggaaaggagcTTTGTGTTGGGAAAATCTGTTGGTGGAGTTTGAAAACCTTGGAAGGTTGATATTAGAGGTGTTCCAGGTGGaacgggaatcggccaaggtatggtttcggtttcctgtatctaaaatgtaatgtggtgtgaaaacgtaggctagtGGCCTTAGGATAGGGTTTTGAAATAATGAGGTAGTTGATGAATGATGTAAATTGTGTTATTATGCATGAACTTGGTGGGTTGTGACATGTTATATTTGATGAATGAATTGGATTGATATGGATACATGGATTGATATGTTTATTTGATGAAAAGGTTGAAGCTCTTGTTGATGAGCATATTTTTGGAGTATGATATTGACATGTGAAAATATATGGTGATtgatgaaattgattgtttattttGGGAATTGAGATATGAAATGGTGATTATGATGTGAGATTTGTTAAATTGAGATATTGGTTAAAAATGGTGTAATTGATGGGTTGATGATTGAATGAGGTTTGGAATGGTTAATGTCAGAATGGTTGAGTTTTGGGTTGATTTTGATGGATTTGGTAAGTGTATGTTTTGAAATGGGGAGTttatgagttttggtaaaaatgggatctttatgaACTTCAGTGGATCATATCTCAAGCTattgtttttgaaatttgatgatttttatatcaattgacagataatttcataagctttaaaatggtttaaatttggtggAAATCCgaattttgtggaaggagatatgatcgttggaagtttgGGCCAAAAATCTGGATTCTGCAacttctgcagaatttgtgatttctaggttgtgtgcatacgcacaaccctgtgcgcacgcacactacaCAGAATTTTgagcctgtgcgcacgcacagccttatgTGTATGCACACGCGGGGATGAGGTTGCTGTTGGGAGCGCTAGCATGCTCTGTGCGCGCACATGGCCAAGGAAGTTTTGCACGCTGTGCACGTTGGGAATGACATGCAGTTGGTGGCTCTAGCACACCTTGTGCGTGCACTCAACCCTGGAGATTTTGcttcctgtgcgtatgcacacgttTAAAAATGCTTCTGGGCGTGCACATGCACACTCCTGTACGTATGCACGCGACCCATTCcttttctaaaattttgttttcaagtatttcgCATTCCCAGCAAGCTTGTAACCTTCCAAGATATTCTTTCACACTTATAAACTCCCAATTTCATTCCCTAAATCTTAAATTGATGTAAAATGCCTACTGAATGAGAGTAAGCTAGAGAAGGGAGTAACTTGTGGAGGAAGAAAGGGGATATTATGATGAGTTATGGTTAATACAGATGATATGAGATGTTTAGGAGGACAGTGGAGTGCTGTGTATGATATGGCCGAATGGCTGCGTATAAgatgagccgaatggctgtgtatgaGATGATGGCTTGTGGCTGATCATGGATTATGATTTCAAGCCAGTTGGCTGAGGTGAATGAATTATAAAGATAATGAAATCGAAGTTTACTGTGATGTGCCTCCGTGTAAGACGCAGTGGTGCTaaccacttgctccgggtaagagGCGAGAActtcgggtaagatgcagtggtattACCCACTTACTCCGGGTATGAATTGAGAATGAATGGATGAATGAATGGGTGGTAATGATAAtgaaagtgtgtttttgtatgtgactccgggtaagatgcaagggctgTGTTTTGTTGCCGCTTGCTCCAGGCCGAGAATGTAATACTGCCTGGGTAAGAGGTAGGGTGAAGTTGTCCCCTGCTCCGGGTACGccggtaagatgcaagggttgtgacgttgtcccacttgctctgtgtttggtgttctgtccaatggttagctagcaggacacgtcgggttggctttgcaattgacagatgagactcatcagcaactaggacaggcatgcatcatatgcattatatgtgatttgtttggaatgcctaacTGATTGCATCATTACTTGCTAATTACCTAATTGTCTTACTTGCTTCCTACTTGTGCATTTCTTGTGTGATATACTTGTGTTTGCATATCTTTACTATTTGTGGTTGGgaggtgatgacttgcatcatctacccttttttcttgcataaaaaggaccataaaagagcataatctcatttgatcattgcaattcatgcattatttgatgaatattatagtacattgctttgaaataagtttgtgctaaatttcaggtgaaaaaggcatcaaaaaggggaagaaaacaacaaaacaagctgggcgtgtgaaactggcgtgccacttggagcaaacgccacaaaaatgcactggcgtagCACGcaaggagctgggcgtggcacgccagtactgaaGTCTAGAGGGGATTCTCAAAGCAaatacatgggcgtggcacgctagtacaattATCCAGAGAACAACAATGAAGGCCACTAAAGGGGCGTCCACCACTTgagccatgggcgtgccacttggtatcgaaggcgtggcacgccagcttcaaaagtcacttgggcgtgccacttgatgagtcaggcatggcacgccaagcttaagAAAGCCACAaatgaatgggcgtgccacttgagcagcatggcgtggcacgttAGTACAAGATtccagagaagaggttgaaggcaaaaaaggcctgggcgtgccacttgagatcgaaggcgtggcacgccaagcttttaccctcacttaggcgtgccacttgagcatctaGGTGTGGCATGCCAATGTACAAGGAGGCCAA is a window from the Arachis hypogaea cultivar Tifrunner chromosome 17, arahy.Tifrunner.gnm2.J5K5, whole genome shotgun sequence genome containing:
- the LOC112767417 gene encoding blue copper protein; this encodes MESSIVVVLYLTLFQAMNTVLPTLAKVYTVGESIGWAIGADYSTWASDKTFHVGDKLVFNYGAGHTVDEVKENDYKSCTTGNSLTTDSSGTTTIILKTAGTHYFICAAPAHCMGGMQLAVTVKAAKKAASPTPAPAPAPSKAKDSSSDTKGTPKASTTPGTAPTRSTTTTPTKSDNSKGDSSMAPSLFSPTFALVLIVSWISYYIMLPMV